One Festucalex cinctus isolate MCC-2025b chromosome 1, RoL_Fcin_1.0, whole genome shotgun sequence genomic region harbors:
- the capn10 gene encoding calpain-10, protein MEACKRTGCGDDGDGLFEDPDFPSDDSSLFCDGSTPISRLQGHITWLRPQEICQSPVAFPDNIHLSHAKQGLLGDCWFLCACSVLLKNKHLLDKVFPPNQPLWGDSNYRGCFRFHFWETGHWTEVTVDDRLPCVESALCFSRCHAPSAFWVALLEKAYAKRHGSYERLWAGQVSEALVDLTGGLAECWSLSHFGSDGEQRTPKENRNQAARKTLQLDIIDPLRATCALSCSTQSIPGGDSELGQHHAMTVMEWLDAKTLAGSPVRLFRIRNPWGRCCWGGAWTEGGAGWRSLDSVDALDIRARAAQGDFWLDETEFLAQFDDVTVGYPISEEGHLQSIYTGNLLPHCHHLAGRWVKGLSSGGSRNSSSYGTNPKFWLKMCEKGEVFVSLLQHSKPGRIADTPLKDDDARRRRYQAIALHMWKVEKKRLNLSRTLNKSPCASTHCHAHQREVVLHGLLEPGHYLVIPSTYQPGAEARFLIRVFSSSTSSVSALKSPPAPLLPLPADGEWETNHLRGSWVEGKSAGGSRNFPSHVHNPRFPFTVHDEPILPGPNVKVNLRQSRADADLLPIGFHIYKIPAGEQSHSIPGEDPLASCVPHCYTQDVGLSCCLPPGAYLVVPSTYQPNCAADFTISLARRIHRRVVKSQEKLGTPIQEVSHISMMQS, encoded by the exons ATGGAGGCATGCAAAAGGACAGGTTGTGGTGATGATGGCGACGGTCTCTTTGAGGACCCGGACTTCCCGTCTGATGACTCGTCCCTGTTCTGTGACGGCTCCACGCCCATCTCCAGACTGCAGGGCCACATCACTTGGCTGCGCCCACAG GAGATCTGCCAGTCACCAGTCGCCTTCCCTGACAACATCCACCTGAGTCATGCCAAGCAAGGCTTGCTTGGTGACTGCTGGTTTCTGTGTGCATGCTCTGTGCTGCTCAAGAACAAACATCTTCTGGACAAG gtgttTCCTCCCAACCAGCCCTTGTGGGGTGACAGCAACTACAGAGGATGTTTTCGCTTCCACTTTTGGGAGACGGGACATTGGACAGAGGTGACCGTCGATGACCGCCTGCCTTGCGTTGAGTCGGCGCTCTGCTTCTCACGCTGCCACGCCCCCTCTGCCTTCTGGGTGGCTCTGCTGGAGAAGGCGTATGCCAA ACGCCACGGCTCATACGAGCGGCTGTGGGCCGGCCAGGTGTCCGAGGCCTTAGTGGACCTGACCGGGGGTCTTGCAGAGTGCTGGAGCTTGTCCCACTTTGGTTCCGATGGGGAGCAGCGCACACCCAAAGAGAACCGCAATCAGGCCGCGAGGAAAACGCTGCAACTGGACATCATCGATCCACTGAGAGCCACTTGTGCGCTCAGCTGCTCCACTCAAAGCATTCCAGGAG GAGACAGCGAGCTGGGTCAGCACCATGCCATGACCGTGATGGAGTGGCTGGATGCGAAGACGCTAGCAGGAAGCCCGGTGCGACTGTTCAGGATCAGAAACCCCTGGGGGAGGTGCTGCTGGGGCGGAGCCTGGACGGAGGG TGGTGCGGGATGGCGTTCGCTTGATTCAGTTGACGCTTTGGATATCCGAGCCAGGGCGGCACAGGGCGACTTCTGGTTGGATGAGACTGAATTCCTGGCCCAGTTTGATGATGTCACTGTAGGCTACCCGATCAGTGAGGAGGGACACCTACAAAGTATCTACACTG GAAACCTGCTGCCTCACTGCCATCACCTTGCCGGCCGCTGGGTAAAGGGCCTCTCATCCGGCGGCAGTCGAAACAGCAGCAGCTACGGCACCAACCCGAAGTTCTGGCTCAAGATGTGCGAGAAAGGCGAGGTCTTCGTATCCCTGTTGCAGCACAGCAAGCCCGGACGAATTGCAGACACGCCCCTCAAGGATGACGACGCCAGGCGCCGGCGCTACCAGGCCATTGCGTTACACATGTGGAAG GTGGAAAAGAAACGTTTGAATCTGAGCCGTACTTTGAACAAATCGCCATGTGCTTCGACTCACTGCCACGCACACCAGAGGGAGGTGGTTCTTCACGGGCTGCTGGAGCCCGGACACTACCTCGTCATCCCCAGCACATACCAGCCAGGAGCAGAAGCCCGCTTCCTCATCAGGGTCTTCTCCTCCTCTACCTCGTCCGTCAG TGCCCTGAAGAGCCCACCAGCACCTCTCCTGCCGTTACCTGCAGACGGCGAGTGGGAGACTAATCACTTGCGGGGCTCGTGGGTGGAGGGGAAGTCTGCCGGAGGAAGCAGGAACTTCCCGTCCCACGTGCACAACCCTCGCTTCCCATTTACGGTGCACGACGAGCCAATTTTGCCGGGCCCCAACGTCAAGGTCAACCTACGCCAGAGCCGTGCCGACGCCGATCTGCTCCCCATCGGCTTCCATATTTATAAG ATACCAGCCGGGGAGCAAAGTCATTCCATCCCCGGTGAGGACCCGCTCGCCAGCTGCGTTCCCCACTGCTACACTCAGGATGTCGGCTTGTCTTGCTGTCTTCCACCCGGAGCGTACCTGGTCGTTCCGTCCACATACCAGCCTAACTGCGCCGCAGACTTCACCATCAGCCTTGCTCGGAGGATACACAG AAGAGTTGTGAAAAGCCAGGAGAAGCTGGGAACACCCATTCAGGAG GTGTCTCACATCTCGATGATGCAAAGCTAG
- the eif4e2 gene encoding eukaryotic translation initiation factor 4E type 2 isoform X2, translating into MNNKFDALKDDDSGDHDQDQASPKDGEKEKNEDDDKEQNSARKKMVIPGPGEHPLQYNYTFWYSRRNPGRPASTQSYEQNIKQIGSFASVEQFWRFYSHMIRPGDLTGHSDFHLFKEGIKPMWEDDANKMGGKWIIRLRKGLASRCWENLILAILGEQFMVGEEICGAVVSVRFQEDIISIWNKTASDRATTARIRDTLRRVLNLPPNTIMEYKTHTDSIKYSLGRLPWSGEC; encoded by the exons ATGAACAACAAATTTGACGC TTTGAAAGATGACGACAGCGGTGACCACGACCAGGACCAAGCCTCACCGAAAGACggtgagaaggaaaaaaatgaagacgATGACAAGGAGCAGAACTCTGCGAGGAAAAAG ATGGTGATTCCGGGTCCGGGCGAGCATCCTCTTCAGTACAACTACACGTTTTGGTACTCCAGAAGGAACCCAGGCAGGCCGGCCAGCACTCAGAGCTACGAACAGAACATCAAACAGATCGGCAGCTTCGCCTCG GTGGAGCAGTTCTGGCGCTTCTACAGTCACATGATTCGACCGGGCGACCTGACGGGCCACAGTGACTTCCATCTGTTCAAAGAGGGCATCAAACCCATGTGGGAG GACGACGCCAACAAGATGGGCGGCAAGTGGATCATCCGTCTGCGCAAAGGCCTGGCGTCGCGCTGCTGGGAGAACCTGATCCTGGCCATACTGGGCGAGCAGTTCATGGTCGGCGAGGAGATCTGCGGCGCCGTCGTGTCGGTCCGCTTTCAG GAGGACATCATCTCCATCTGGAACAAAACGGCCAGCGACCGGGCCACCACCGCCCGCATCCGAGATACGCTCCGACGAGTCCTCAACCTGCCCCCCAACACCATCATGGAGTACAAGACACACACAGACAGCATTAAGTAT AGCCTGGGAAGACTTCCATGGTCTGGTGAATGCTAG
- the eif4e2 gene encoding eukaryotic translation initiation factor 4E type 2 isoform X1 encodes MNNKFDALKDDDSGDHDQDQASPKDGEKEKNEDDDKEQNSARKKMVIPGPGEHPLQYNYTFWYSRRNPGRPASTQSYEQNIKQIGSFASVEQFWRFYSHMIRPGDLTGHSDFHLFKEGIKPMWEDDANKMGGKWIIRLRKGLASRCWENLILAILGEQFMVGEEICGAVVSVRFQEDIISIWNKTASDRATTARIRDTLRRVLNLPPNTIMEYKTHTDSIKAWEDFHGLVNASGGR; translated from the exons ATGAACAACAAATTTGACGC TTTGAAAGATGACGACAGCGGTGACCACGACCAGGACCAAGCCTCACCGAAAGACggtgagaaggaaaaaaatgaagacgATGACAAGGAGCAGAACTCTGCGAGGAAAAAG ATGGTGATTCCGGGTCCGGGCGAGCATCCTCTTCAGTACAACTACACGTTTTGGTACTCCAGAAGGAACCCAGGCAGGCCGGCCAGCACTCAGAGCTACGAACAGAACATCAAACAGATCGGCAGCTTCGCCTCG GTGGAGCAGTTCTGGCGCTTCTACAGTCACATGATTCGACCGGGCGACCTGACGGGCCACAGTGACTTCCATCTGTTCAAAGAGGGCATCAAACCCATGTGGGAG GACGACGCCAACAAGATGGGCGGCAAGTGGATCATCCGTCTGCGCAAAGGCCTGGCGTCGCGCTGCTGGGAGAACCTGATCCTGGCCATACTGGGCGAGCAGTTCATGGTCGGCGAGGAGATCTGCGGCGCCGTCGTGTCGGTCCGCTTTCAG GAGGACATCATCTCCATCTGGAACAAAACGGCCAGCGACCGGGCCACCACCGCCCGCATCCGAGATACGCTCCGACGAGTCCTCAACCTGCCCCCCAACACCATCATGGAGTACAAGACACACACAGACAGCATTAA AGCCTGGGAAGACTTCCATGGTCTGGTGAATGCTAGCGGCGGACGTTAG